Genomic DNA from Paenibacillus borealis:
TCTTCAAAATCCATCACGGCTGGCCTCCTTATGTCTACGGGCTTGCCGTCACTTTCTCGGGAGTAGGCGCTATTATCGCGGGCCTGTTGTTCGGACTGCGGCCGAAATGGAAAAATCGCGGTATTATGGCCTACGGCGGCGCTATGCTGGGTGGTGTGGCTCTGCTGCTGATGCCGTTTGCGGGCAGTCCGGCTGCAGCCATCGGTTTCTTTGCCCTCGAAGGCTTCGGGCTGATGATCTTCGGACTGATCTGGGAGATCAGCCTGCAGGAGCTGGTTCCGAAGGAAGCCTTCGGCCGGGTCGCCAGTCTGGATTTATTCGGCTCCTTCGCCCTCCTGCCGGTCGGCTATATCTTTGTCGGCTGGCTGGCCGACCTGATTGGCGGGGTTCCGACCATAATTATCTTCTCCAGTCTGGGACTGACCTGTGTCGCTCTCGTGCTCTGCGTTCCGGCTATCCGCAAATTTCAGTAAAAGCCGCTGCGCGGCCAATAGAAAGAGGCAGCACTCCGCTATCCGGCGGTTGCTGCCTCTTTCTATGCGATATGAATTATTTCTGCACAGGCGCGTGTACGAAATCCTTAATAATCTGTGACAATTGCTCCGGTGCTTCGAACATGCTCATATGGCCCACACCCGATATCGTTACCTTGGTGATATTCGGATTATCCGAGGTGAAGGTCCGCTCTGGAGTCACCTTCGAATCCTCCGCTCCGGCCACCAGCAGCACCGGCAGCGCCGTTGCGGAGATGACATCCCGGCGGTCCGGACGCTCACGCATAGCCATGGCTGCACCTACTGCTCCTTGCGGAGGCGTCTTGTAGCCAATCTCCTTCGCACGTTCCAGAAGCTGTGGTGCTGCTCCAGGAGCAAAGAGTCCGGGTACCAGCTGATCCACAAAAGCAAAGATCCCTTCATTCTGGATAGTGCTCACGCTTTTCAGCCGGTTCTCTCTGGCTTCCTCACTATCCGGGTAACCGGAGGAATGAATCAGTCCGAAGCCCTT
This window encodes:
- a CDS encoding alpha/beta fold hydrolase, which translates into the protein MENVRCEGSNICYSDQGKGDVIVLLHGFCGSSEYFEKVIPGLIANYRVIAPDLRGHGSSDAPLGAYTIEQMADDVLSLLNALEIPECYLLGHSLGGYITLSFAQRHASRLKGFGLIHSSGYPDSEEARENRLKSVSTIQNEGIFAFVDQLVPGLFAPGAAPQLLERAKEIGYKTPPQGAVGAAMAMRERPDRRDVISATALPVLLVAGAEDSKVTPERTFTSDNPNITKVTISGVGHMSMFEAPEQLSQIIKDFVHAPVQK